A section of the Babesia microti strain RI chromosome I, complete genome genome encodes:
- a CDS encoding conserved Plasmodium protein, unknown function (overlaps_old_locusTagID:BBM_I00515): MGWVIGRHCFYARSGDFSSLLSLTHLVALVLTGYGILSKSPVTNGPFNKLWVICVSSAFFTFSLICTRKLSEPVGKPTITTYILAPFISLSIGALVAQSYFHNALRGLVLHLILISFSLTGFPALIIFITVTVGISLGIVGLIHISDSCCFKIIWLDLVLFLWQSVGGLLMYKRFECLAMMIVSIKKRPLLCVNNYKPVEYVESELMRLIDRDEVIDLFAKSLDSQRTLSRALQNSNTMLSSNSIRSSHTLRSISSRVDSRLVETIITNRSNKILESIPSDFMPPILQRSNIVSSFISEPVIINDNDPYLNEFKNFEFEVINPTRRRSLNKLPICVKRTIGFMLYCLKRCYEMRSVFLRATWANEDLLPPRNVLGMFSCTIFEDWYVEWMHEFNVKFYADSVWILLLFCYHGTISSAIALAKHYNSISSKAVTSRYIFLTIRFITQPLAVTLVLLPLLLNKCRGSTMKARCYYLLSLLLCLIQLFFAIFDISWILTWENPGEISYNSYSVEMLLMHTSVILLCRYPAYFFLFLVYSFSFITLHFILSSDPRIRIISAEFAPQVVTAIGSFFFYIRPVDISRRMIFCRYVLPYLMHLRIICQEKQDGQEDVRLDKLGTSISCS; this comes from the exons ATGGGATGGGTTATAGGTCGCCACTGCTTCTATGCTCGTTCTGGCGACTTTTCATCACTCCTCTCCCTCACACACCTTGTGGCACTCGTATTGACCGGGTATGGCATTCTTTCAAAATCACCTGTGACAAATGGGCCATTCAATAAGCTATGGGTGATTTGTGTTTCATCAGCATTTTTCACATTCTCCCTCATTTGCACCCGAAAACTATCTGAGCCAGTTGGAAAGCCGACAATTACTACCTACATTTTGGCACCATTTATCAGCCTTAGCATTGGAGCACTTGTTGCTCAGTCTTACTTTCACAATGCATTGCGAGGCCTAGTTCTACATTTAATCTTGATCAGTTTTTCCTTAACGGGGTTTCCCGCACTGATCATCTTCATAACAGTGACGGTTGGCATATCACTAGGGATAGTTGGCCTAATACATATAAGCGATTCATGTTGCTTTAAGATCATATGGCTGGACTTGGTGCTATTTCTATGGCAATCTGTTGGAGGGTTGCTGATGTATAAGAGATTCGAGTGCCTGGCTATGATGATTGTTAGTATCAAAAAGAGGCCGTTGCTATGCGTAAACAACTATAAACCGGTGGAATATGTTGAGAGTGAATTGATGCGCCTTATAGACCGGGATGAAGTAATTGACTTGTTTGCAAAGTCTTTAGATTCGCAAAGAACGCTTTCTCGTGCGCTACAAAACTCAAATACTATGCTAAGTTCTAATAGTATTCGCAGTTCCCATACACTCAGGTCCATATCTTCTAGGGTTGATTCTAGGCTAGTTGAGACAATTATTACCAACAGGTCTAACAAGATTCTCGAGTCTATTCCCAGTGATTTCATGCCACCAATACTACAAAGATCCAACATAGTGTCATCTTTCATTTCTGAGCCTGTGATTATAAATGACAATGACCCATATcttaatgaatttaaaaatttcgAGTTTGAAGTTATAAATCCCACACGCAGGAGATCACTTAACAAGCTACCGATTTGTGTCAAAAGAACGATTGGATTTATGTTGTACTGTTTGAAGCGATGCTACGAGATGAGGAGCGTGTTTTTGAGAGCTACATGGGCAAATGAAGATTTATTACCGCCAAGAAATGTTTTAG GCATGTTTTCATGCACAATTTTCGAAGACTGGTATGTGGAATGGATGCACGAGTTTAACGTCAAATTTTACGCCGATTCCGTTTGGATACTGCTCTTATTTTGCTACCATGGTACAATATCGAGTGCAATTGCATTGGCAAAGCACTATAACTCAATCTCATCTAAAGCCGTCACAAGCAGATACATCTTTTTAACAATACGATTTATCACGCAGCCATTGGCTGTCACTCTGGTTCTATTACCATTATTGCTGAATAAGTGCAGGGGATCGACTATGAAGGCGCGCTGCTACTACTTGTTATCACTACTACTATGTCTAATACA GCTGTTCTTTGCCATATTTGACATATCGTGGATACTAACTTGGGAAAACCCGGGAGAAATATCTTACAATTCGTACTCTGTAGAAATGCTACTAATGCATACATCTGTAATACTCTTATGCCGTTACCCAGCGTACTTTTTCTTATTCTTAGTCTACTCTTTCTCTTTCATAACCCTGCACTTCATCCTTTCTTCTGACCCTAGGATAAGGATTATTTCGGCAGAATTCGCTCCGCAAGTGGTCACTGCCATTGGATCATTCTTCTTTTACATCCGTCCGGTGGATATTTCCCGAAGGATGATATTTTGCCGATACGTGCTACCATATTTAATGCACTTGAGAATAATTTGCCAGGAAAAACAGGATGGACAGGAAGATGTGAGGTTGGATAAGTTGGGGACTAGTATATCTTGTAGCtag
- a CDS encoding conserved Plasmodium protein, unknown function (overlaps_old_locusTagID:BBM_I00515;~overlaps_old_locusTagID:BBM_I00520) — MSAVLNNISQTEEQIGNIGITKVHLSPDCTHARISVHIDGDHNSVQRSLAWLGRHSKTLRFQMGTKLNHRKRVPVIQFVHDKTTGFNLFDIRDMIKEATQNELNNANPKSDSVQENPIDFDEATNIATDTNGDNSNYPHDENENGETGKMDIDYPDLEDEDDKMDNMVNDEQLEEFLSDFDEKHVKAVLDSLKDI; from the exons ATGTCGGCCGTTCTGAACAATATATCGCAAACGGAAGAGCAAATAGGAAATATTGGAATTACCAAAGTTCACCTCTCTCCTGACTGCACCCATGCCCGAATCAGCGTACACATAGACGGGGATCATAATAGCGTACAAAGA AGTTTGGCTTGGCTTGGTAGACACTCAAAAACCTTGCGCTTCCAAATGGGCACCAAACTCAACCATCGCAAACGGGTACCGGTAATCCAATTTGTACACGACAAGACAACTGGATTCAACTTATTCGACATTC GTGACATGATCAAGGAAGCAACTCAAAATGAACTAAATAATGCTAATCCAAAATCTGATAGTGTACAAGAAAACCCTATCGACTTTGATGAAGCGACCAATATCGCAACTGATACCAATGGAgataattcaaattaccCAcatgatgaaaatgaaaatggTGAAACAGGTAAGATGGATATTGATTATCCGGATTTAGAAGATGAAGATGAtaaaatggataatatGGTCAATGATGAGCAACTGGAGGAATTCCTTTCAGACTTTGACGAGAAACATGTTAAAGCCGTGCTCGACTCACTAAaagatatataa
- a CDS encoding hypothetical protein (overlaps_old_locusTagID:BBM_I00530), protein MLESLYMQSELKIPLEDFENWEYYHVAKLFKYDFNISRVIKLNEISGSELLGYTKKDICDKFELNDASLATFLNIHTLLCNKIYQPDHANASINIEGTKKVGSNELGENISRVESISTVDSLNNDYEHFAHDNSTAHIDILNPGNKGKSIFEESNLVESLFSQHDSYDSKKSTNVLSKLAKNVTIISKTSNDKDSTRISQSCNSIVDKRHVQRIDNVAIVKGTISNNFKTDCPVSFDNNKNAVQISSDVAHSSNSIVEQKTNNSKPNMKDSMLKIDKIESKPRRTSTRVVCNNNNMQQISATQLDFKKLSAKSDKKTVPSAKNARKQKETGLVKYAFKHKKLSNIKKSKSNRSLHNNVDIPCLSYTGPREGNIIHDIQFASVSYKKGSKYFDFIPWPTNKCNITHLIVSKLQTKPTLKILYALANKSYILTPNYVYYAIQNGNWPAEEDCEHPEWPKLKERNNVKLPFKGSKFYLVSNLKKISISDAATIIQKLGGKLVKTLEESTYILSESKTHYEEYVTPSRKVVYEHDFINTISLWNCMQFGKLMELKDSTSDDDNDVKLVDERFQKRDLNEFAISDKTAKDDESSNKLGGNEGKKFKRLKKVKLKKAGDNSVFSDSNRVFYDTPFYSDEELGYFGVDEVF, encoded by the exons ATGTTGGAATCTTTGTATATGCAATCGGAATTGAAAATTCCCCTAGAAG ACTTTGAGAACTGGGAATACTATCACGTGgccaaattgtttaaatatgatTTCAACATTTCCAGGGTCATTAAGCTCAATGAAATTTCAGGATCTGAGCTACTGGGTTATACGAAAAAggatatttgtgataaatttgaattaaatGACGCATCCCTGGCAACATTCCTCAACATACACACACTGTTATGCAACAAAATCTATCAACCCGATCACGCTAATGCctcaattaatatagaaGGCACTAAAAAAGTTGGTAGTAATGAATTGGGGGAAAATATATCGAGGGTTGAATCAATTTCTACAGTGGATTCGCTCAACAATGATTACGAGCATTTTGCACATGATAACAGCACAGCTCATATAGATATTCTTAATCCTGGAAATAAAGGCAAGAGTATATTTGAAGAATCTAATCTAGTTGAAAGTTTATTTTCCCAACATGATTCATATGACTCCAAAAAATCGACTAATGTTCTATCTAAATTAGCTAAAAATGTTACTATAATATCGAAAACATCTAATGATAAGGATTCGACGAGAATATCCCAAAGCTGTAATAGTATAGTGGATAAGAGGCATGTACAACGTATAGACAATGTTGCAATTGTAAAAGGAACAATTTCCAATAACTTTAAAACGGATTGCCCTGTTTcatttgataataataaaaacgCAGTACAAATAAGTTCAGATGTTGCGCATTctagtaatagtatagtggaacaaaaaacaaataattctaAGCCTAATATGAAGGATTCGATGctcaaaattgataaaatagaATCAAAACCGAGGCGAACCAGTACCAGAGTTGTAtgcaataataataatatgcAACAAATATCAGCTACACAActtgattttaaaaaattaagtgCCAAGAGTGACAAAAAAACGGTGCCAAGTGCTAAAAACGCAAGAAAACAAAAAGAAACAGGATTAGTTAAATACGCCTTTaaacacaaaaaattatccaacATTAAGAAATCCAAATCAAATAGATCTTTGCATAACAACGTCGATATACCTTGTTTGTCGTATACAGGACCTAGGGAGggtaatataatacatgATATTCAATTTGCGTCTGTTTCTTACAAAAAGGGATCGAAATACTTTGATTTCATTCCATGGCCAACAAACAAATGCAATATAACTCACCTCATTGTCTCAAAACTTCAAACAAAACCAACACTTAAGATTCTATACGCATTAGCAAACAAATCCTACATACTTACTCCAAATTATGTATACTATGCCATACAGAATGGGAATTGGCCAGCAGAGGAAGATTGTGAACATCCCGAATGGCCAAAATTGAAGGAAAGAAACAATGTCAAACTTCCCTTTAAGggatcaaaattttacttaGTAAGCAATTTGAAGAAGATAAGTATATCGGATGCAGCGACGATA attcaAAAGCTTGGCGGTAAACTAGTTAAGACATTAGAAGAATCAACTTACATTCTATCGGAGAGTAAAACCCACTACGAGGAATACGTTACACCTTCTAGGAAAGTTGTTTACGAGCATGATTTTATCAACACTATTTCCCTATGGAATTGTATgcaatttggcaaattgaTGGAGTTAAAGGACTCCACTAGTGACGATGATAATGATGTAAAGTTAGTGGATGAGAGGTTCCAAAAAAGAGATTTGAATGAATTTGCCATTAGTGATAAAACCGCAAAAGATGATGAGTCTAGTAATAAACTTGGTGGAAATGAgggcaaaaaatttaagaGGTTGAAGAAAGTTAAACTGAAAAAGGCTGGGGATAACAGTGTATTTTCAGATAGTAACAGGGTATTCTATGACACTCCATTTTATAGTGACGAGGAGCTGGGATATTTTGGTGTTGATGAAGTTTTCTAA
- a CDS encoding Ribosome biogenesis GTPase A (overlaps_old_locusTagID:BBM_I00535): MDVYDKTHELETIIGECIEGKDISCVKIPLAANYPYVLNDTLTPIQIEQKIGGKLSLSKAGFFKSTKPKQLVLSPKPIMAPWPILALAKDMADRQYYEPAVTKSLAKIEFFNAKKTIGIQSVDDDDDDISKAALGCVKIHWFPRYVGRTMEEISEYMKRVDIIVDVRDARLPYVADDDFMLNVYNNIFTHRPSALVFTHADLASKLGNEDWARYYRIKQHEYAKKFNRNIKDEKQQRFVSPVIFLNARKSDKSIITLQKCLRKLAVRAMEKRSRYGLDARPIRIILVGMPNVGKSALANRLLGRRKATCYDFPGTTRSISWLKLRPEERTEAVYKTFDIIDTPGVLPPNLYKAVKRETKNDMFARLYLGTANENSGSNKARRKKHGLDAEFDILDGNVWLLAAANQIMHGIYDVDSAAEKLLCQIFRVAQLNSDYACLDILRHRYKLDPDEFIGDDCGLGAESYLNEMGIKFGHINNAAMRILTDFRKGYLGRMTLQTPPWQRLVSNC, from the exons ATGGatgtatatgataaaaCTCACGAGTTGGAAACTATTATTGGTGAGTGTATCGAAGGAAAGGATATATCCTGTGTCAAAATACCTCTTGCCGCCAACTACCCATATGTATTAAACGACACTCTAACACCTATTCAAATTGAACAGAAAATTGGTGGGAAATTGTCACTAAGCAAAGCTGGGTTTTTTAAATCTACCAAGCCAAAACAATTGGTACTTTCTCCAAAACCTATAATGGCTCCTTGGCCTATCCTGGCATTGGCTAAGGATATGGCCGATAGGCAATACTACGAACCAGCAGTTACTAAATCATTGGCCAAAatagaattttttaatgccAAAAAGACAATTGGAATTCAAAGTgttgatgatgatgatgacgATATTAGTAAGGCAGCACTAGGCTGTGTAAAAATCCATTG GTTTCCAAGATATGTGGGTAGGACAATGGAGGAGATTTCCGAGTATATGAAAAGGGTGGATATAATTGTCGATGTAAGAGATGCAAGATTGCCATATGTAGCAGATGATGATTTCATGCTTAACGTCTACAATAATATCTTCACCCATAGACCATCTGCATTGGTATTCACTCATGCTGATTTA GCTTCAAAATTAGGTAATGAAGATTGGGCTAGATATTACAGAATTAAGCAACACGAATACGCCAAGAAGTTTAACCGTAATATCAAAGATGAGAAACAGCAAAGATTCGTATCTCcagtgatatttttgaatgcCAGAAAATCAGATAAAAGCATTATTACGCTTCAAAAGTGTTTGAGAAAACTGGCAGTCAGGGCTATGGAGAAGAGGAGTAGGTACGGCTTGGATGCAAGACCAATTAGGATTATTCTGGTCGGCATGCCTAATGTTGGTAAATCTGCACTGGCAAACCGATTATTGGGGAGGAGGAAAGCAACTTGTTACGATTTTCCTGGAACCACTAGATCTATTTCT TGGTTAAAACTTCGCCCCGAGGAACGAACCGAAGCTGTGTACAAAACATTTGACATTATCGACACCCCCGGAGTCCTTCCCCCAAATCTATATAAGGCTGTAAAAAGGGAAACAAAAAATGACATGTTTGCTCGTTTATACCTTGGGACGGCTAATGAGAACAGTGGGTCCAACAAAGCGAGGAGAAAAAAGCATGGGTTGGATGCtgaatttgacattttggATGGGAATGTATGGCTATTAGCAGCTGCAAATCAGATTATGCACGGCATATATGATGTTGATAGTGCAGCGGAGAAACTACtttgccaaatttttaGGGTTGCCCAGTTAAATAGTGACTATGCCTGTCTGGATATATTGCGGCACAGATACAAGCTGGATCCTGATGAGTTCATTGGTGATGATTGCGGACTTGGTGCGGAGAGCTATTTGAATGAGATGGGGATTAAGTTTGGTCATATTAACAACGCAGCAATGCGCATTTTAACTGATTTCAGAAAAGGTTACTTGGGGAGAATGACTTTGCAAACACCCCCGTGGCAGCGTTTAGTTTCTAATTGCTAA
- a CDS encoding 3-prime overlapp with BBM_01g00535, with translation MILKRYFSHNIHVKAPENAGVVFSSGVTPMRFTLDFKQWIFICMCGFSGAFSGNIFYNKFMLNKNPPNPSRNPNETPPESHPHTPED, from the exons ATGATACTGAAGAGGTACTTTTCTCATAATATCCACGTGAAAGCA CCTGAAAATGCTGGAGTTGTATTTTCCAGTGGCGTAACACCCATGCGTTTTACTTTGGACTTCAAGCAATGGATTTTTATCTGTATGTGTGGATTTTCCGGAGCATTTTCTGGTAACATCttttataacaaatttatgttGAACAAAAATCCTCCAAAT CCTTCCAGAAATCCTAATGAAACGCCGCCAGAATCTCATCCTCATACACCAGAAGACTAG
- a CDS encoding peptide alpha-N-acetyltransferase (overlaps_old_locusTagID:BBM_I00540), producing the protein MIWVRQANMYDLLEISECNMMGMVENYQQKYYYYHLLSWPQLTRVMIGSTQICGYVLSKLEDDNERCGHITSIGIQRHYRMLGMASTMLGQTHKIFSTVFQCIKVFLFVRFTNIAAQMMYQHKLNYKVVELHKEYYADREDAFLMCCDID; encoded by the exons ATGATATGGGTGAGACAAGCAAACATGTACGATTTGCTGGAAATCAGCGAGTGTAATATGATGGGAATGGTTGAAAACTACCAGCAGAAGTACTACTATTACCACTTGCTTTCATGGCCTCAACTTACCAGAGTTATGATAGGCTCAACACAGATATGTGGCTATGTCCTTTCAAAATT GGAAGATGATAATGAAAGATGCGGTCACATCACCTCTATTGGTATCCAAAGGCACTATAGAATGCTTGGAATGGCCTCAACGATGCTGGGACAAACccataaaatattttctacaGTATTCCAGTGTATAAAGGTGTTTCTATTCGTTCGTTTTACCAACATTGCCGCACAAATGATGTACCAACACAAACTCAACTACAA GGTGGTTGAATTGCATAAGGAGTACTACGCGGATAGGGAAGATGCCTTCTTGATGTGTTGTGATATCGACTAA
- a CDS encoding small subunit ribosomal protein S20e (overlaps_old_locusTagID:BBM_I00545) has protein sequence MSKVQKAGVSGDEQHSHRIRITLTCQNLKSIERACSDLIAGAKDNNLAVIGPVRMPVKTLKITTRKSPCGEGTNTWDRFEMRIYKRLIDLYSSSDIVNKITSVTLDPGVDVEVTISDPN, from the exons ATGAGTAAAGTGCAAAAGGCTGGAGTGTCTGGAGATGAACAGCACAGTCACAGAATCCGCATCACTTTGACATGCCAAAATTTAAAGTCTATTGAGAGAG CTTGTTCTGATTTAATTGCCGGGGCCAAGGATAACAATCTCGCAGTTATTGGCCCCGTTAGAATGCCAGTAAAGACCCTAAAGATTACAACGAGGAAATCACCTTGCGGTGAAGGAACTAATACTTGGGACCGATTTGAGATGAGAATATACAAGCGTCTAATAGACCTGTACTCATCCAGTGACATTGTGAATAAGATAACTTCTGTGACCTTAGACCCAGGGGTAGATGTGGAAGTAACCATATCTGATCCCAATTGA
- a CDS encoding RAP1-interacting factor 1 (overlaps_old_locusTagID:BBM_I00555), producing MGLSDNLCSCDNAGSEIDQLADKPDQSLDMVSHRTVDEYADRSKASEISQSVDRQWIAVTTYQPVDIVTKTVEVPVIKTVEKFVHKPVIQEKIVHVPREVTQIVEKIVEIPDVKYVEKIVEVPQVQYRSKFVPKIEVVEKIIEKPTIIEKWTEKKVEVPQIKEVVRYKEIDESEEVIKYFPQGKGNIDWEKECAMQSHMLPEHDANKTTVLCSDKIGEDGVMIYSTPFANQGTVFQQVSHELVRDKESARAGCIGC from the coding sequence ATGGGCCTTTCTGATAATCTGTGCTCCTGTGACAATGCCGGTAGTGAAATAGACCAGCTTGCGGATAAGCCGGATCAGTCCTTGGATATGGTCTCACATAGAACAGTTGACGAATATGCCGACAGATCCAAGGCAAGCGAAATCTCGCAGAGCGTTGACCGTCAATGGATTGCAGTTACAACCTATCAACCCGTAGACATTGTCACCAAAACGGTGGAAGTTCCAGTGATTAAAACAGTCGAAAAGTTTGTACATAAACCTGTTATACAAGAAAAGATCGTACATGTACCTAGAGAAGTCACTCAAATTGTCGAAAAGATTGTGGAAATCCCCGACGTAAAGTATGTAGAAAAGATCGTGGAAGTGCCACAAGTGCAATACCGCAGCAAATTTGTACCAAAAATCGAAGTGGTTGAGAAGATTATTGAAAAACCCACAATTATTGAGAAGTGGACAGAAAAGAAAGTGGAGGTACCTCAGATTAAGGAAGTTGTGCGCTACAAGGAGATTGACGAATCCGAAGAAGTTATCAAATACTTCCCTCAGGGCAAGGGTAATATTGACTGGGAAAAGGAATGTGCAATGCAATCTCACATGTTGCCGGAACATGATGCCAATAAGACGACCGTCTTGTGCAGTGATAAGATTGGCGAAGATGGTGTTATGATCTACTCCACCCCCTTTGCTAACCAGGGCACGGTGTTTCAACAAGTTTCTCATGAATTGGTCAGGGATAAGGAATCAGCACGTGCTGGTTGCATTGGCTGTTAA